CTTGTGCACTCCGCCGGCAATCAGCACCACGGGCGCGTCGAAGCTCGCCAGCGATTTCTCCACCGCGCCGACGTTGGTGCCCTTGGAGTCGTTGTAGTAGCGCACGCCGCCGAACTCGCGCACGAATTCCAGCCGGTGTTCAATGCCCGGGAAGCGCCGTGCCGCGGTCTCGACGGCGCGGGCACCCACGCCGGCCGCCCGTGCCGCGCACAGGGCCGCCATGACGTTTTCGACGTTGTGCACCCCGCGCAGCCGCAGGTCCCGCAGCGGCAGACGATCCTCGGCGCCGGCGCCGCGCCACACGATCTCATCTCCCGTGACGAACGCCCCCTCGTCCACCTCGGACCAGCCGAAGGACATCACCCGGGCGGTCAGCCGGCGCCGCAACCCCCACGCCCAAGGATCGTCGCGATTCAGCACCGCGACGTCGTCCGCCCGCTGGGCGGCGAAAATCCTGGCCTTGGCCGCGCCATAGCTTTCCAGTCCGTCGTAGCGGTCGAGGTGGTCCTCGCTCAGGTTCAGGAACAAGGCGATGCGCGGGCGGAACTGCCGTACCCATTCGAGCTGGAAGCTGCTCACCTCCACGACGCCCCAGTCCCAGGTCTCGTCCAGGTAGTCGATCAAGGGCTTGCCTATGTTGCCGCCGGCGAACACGCGCAGGCCCGCCGCCTCCAGCATGGCGGCCAGCAGGCTCGTGGTGGTGGTCTTGCCGTTGGTGCCGGTGACGGCCATGAGCGGCATGGACGCGAAGCGCGCGGCCAGCTCGATCTCGCTCAACACCTCGATGCCGCGGCGCGCGGCCTCGGCGAGAAGCGGGTTGTCCCGCGGCACTCCCGGACTCGGCACCACCGCGTCCACCCCGTCGAGCCAAGCCGTATTCTCGCCGCCGAAGTGGCACACCGCCGCAAGCGGCGCCAGCGCCGCCCGGGCCTGTTCCATTTCCCCGGCGGCGCGCGCGTCCACGCCCACCACGGTGGCGCCGCGACGCGTCACGAATCGCGCCACCGCCAGACCCGTGCGTGCCAGGCCCAAGACCATGATGTTCTTGCCTTCCAGTTCCATGACCGGCTTGCCGTCCGTAACCGGCTCCACGCTCGTTGCGACCGACGCCACGTCGCCACCCTTCAGCGCAGCTTCAGCGTGCTCAACGCGAACAGCGCGCAAATGATCGACACGATCCAGAACCGCACGATGATCTGCGGCTCCGGCCAACCCTTGAGCTCGTAATGGTGGTGGATCGGCGCCATGCGGAAGACGCGCTTGCCGCGCGTCTTGAACGACACCACCTGTATGATGACGGACACCGCCTCCACCACGAAGACCCCGCCCACCAGGACCAGCAGGATCTCGTTCTTGCTGATGACCGCCACGATCCCCAGGGCGGCCCCCAGACCGAGGCTGCCGACGTCGCCCATGAAGATCTGCGCGGGATAGGTGTTGAACCACAGGAAACCCATGCCCGCCGCCACCACCGCGGCGCAGAACACCGTCAACTCGCCAACCTGGGACACGTAGGGGATCTGCAGGTACTCGGCGAACTTCACGTGCCCCGCGAGGTAGACGATGATGGCGTAGGCGGCCGCGGCGGTCATCACCGGGCCGATGGCGAGGCCGTCGAGGCCGTCCGTCAGGTTCACCGCGTTGGAGGCGCCCACCACCACCACCACCGCGAAGGGCACGTACCAGAGCCCCAGGTCCGGCTGCACGTTCTTGAGGAACGGCACCGCCACCGTGCTGTTGAAGTCGGGCTGCGACAGCAGCACCACCACCGCCGCCGCGGCCACGGCGGTCTGGGGCACGAGCTTGCTCCACATGGAGAGTCCGCGGCTGCTGCGGCTCCTGAGCTTGAGACAGTCGTCGACGAGACCGATGGCCGCGAACGCCACGGTCACGACCAAGGCCAGCAACACGTACACGTTGGTGACGTCCGCCACCAGCAGCGTGGACAGCGTCAGGGACAGGACGATCAGGGTGCCCCCCATGGTGGGTGTGCCGGCCTTGCCGGCGTGGTGCGCGGGACCGTCCTCGCGGATGTGCTGGCCGATCTGCCACTGCTTGAGGGAGCGGATGAGCCAGGGACCGATGACGAACGCCAACAGCAGCGACAGCAGCGCCGCCAGCGCCGCGCGAAACGTGATGTAGCGGAACACGTTCAACACCGGGAACGCCGGGTGCAGCGGATAGAGCAGCAGGTACAACACGGGTCAGGCTCCTCCATCCTTCATGGCCGCCAGCACCTGCTCCATGGCCGCGCCCCGCGAGCCCTTGACCAGCACCCAGTCGCCCTTGCGCAGGACGCCGCGCAACTCCTCGCCCAGCGGTTGGTGGGCGCGCGCCACGCGCACCGCCGACGGCTCCATGCCGGCGCCGACGGCGCCGCGCCGGATCTCGCGGGCGAAGCGGCCCATCACGTACAGGGTGTCGAGGCCGCTGCGCGCCGCGGTCTCGCCGACCTCGCGATGGCACGCGCTCTCGTTCTCGCCCATCTCCAGCATGTCTCCCAGGACCGCCACGCGCCGGCCCCGCGACGGTATCGCCCGGAGCGCGGCCAAGGCCGCCTCCATGGAGGCCGGATTGGCGTTGTAGGCGTCGTTGATGATGCCGATGCCGCGCCAGCGCTCGACTTCCATGCGCATGGAGACGGGACGCACGGCCTCGAGCCCCTTGCGGATGGCCGTCACGTCCACACCGAAGGCGTGCGCCATGGCCGCGGCGCCCACCGCGTTGCGCACGTTGTGCAGGCCGCACAGCCGCAGGCGTACCGGTTCGCGCACCCGCCCCACGCGCAGGTTGAAGCGCAGGCGCCCGCCGACGAGCATCTCCGGGTCCTCGCCGCGCACCTGGCCGCCGGTGCCGTAGGTCACCACGCGCCCCTGGAACGCGCGGCTCTGCCGCGCCACCCGGGCGTCGTCGAGATTGACCACGGCGGTGCCGTGCGCCCCCAGGCCGCGGAAGATCGCGCCCTTCTCCCGCGCCACTCCCGCGACGGTCTTCAAGCCGGAGAGATGCGCCGGGGCCACCGAGGTGATGACGGCCACGTCCGGTTCGGCGATGGCCGTAAGCCGGCGGATCTCGCCCGGCCGGTTGGTGCCCAACTCCACCACCGCGGCGCGCTCGCGTCCGCGCAAGCGCAGCAGGGTCAAGGGCAGACCGACGAGGTTGTTGTAGTTGCCCTCGGTCTTGAGGACCCGGCCGCGTAGCGGCCGGTCATCCAGGCGCGCGCGTTGGAGGATCGAGAACAGCATCTCCTTGGTCGTGGTCTTTCCGTTCGAACCGGTAATCGCCAGCACCCGCGGCGCCAGCCTCCGGCGATGGTAATGGGCGACGTCTCCCAGCGCCCGCAAGGTGTCGCGCACGCGGATCACCGCCACTTCCCGCGCCAGCGCCACGTTCCCCTGCACGATGACGCAGCCGCTCCCGCGCCGCGCCGCCTCGGGGACGAACGCGTGTCCGTCGTGCACCTCGCCCCGAAGCGCCACGAACACGCCGTTCCGCTCCACCCGGCGCGAGTCCGTGCAGACCTCGCCGACCCGGAGCGCGGCGCCGCGCTGGACGATGGTCCCCCCGGCTGCCTGCGCCAACTCTTCGATGCTCCAGTCCATGACCCTTCACGCACCGTCATCCCTCGGCCGCGATTTCCGCGGCTTCCTCCCGCAGCACTTCCCGGTCGTCGAAGTGGATCCTGCGCTCGCCGAGGATCTGGTAGTCCTCGTGCCCCTTCCCGGCCACCAGCAACACGTCGCCGGGATCCGCCAACGACAGGCCCAGGCGAATGGCGGCGCGGCGGTCCGGCTCCACCCGGTAACCGCGCCGAGCGCGCCCGGACCGGTCCCCGCCGATGCGCCGCATACCGCCGCGGCGCACACCGCCCTCGATGCCGCGGATGATCGCCAGGGGTTCCTCGCCGCGTGGATTGTCCGAGGTCACGACCACGGTGTCGCTGGCGCCGGCGGCGATCTTCCCCATGAGCGGGCGCTTGCCCGCATCCCGGTCGCCGCCGCAGCCGAACACCGTGATCAGCCGTCCCCGGGTCAACGGCCGCAAGGCGTGGATGACCTTGTCCAGGGCATCCGGCGTGTGCGCGTAGTCCACCACCAGGGTGACCCCCAGCGCGTTGGGCACGCGTTCCAACCGCCCCGGCACGCGCTCCAGCCGGGCCAGCCCGGCGCCGATGGCCTCCGGCGCCGCCCCCAACGCCCAGGCCGTCCCGGCGGCCGCGAGGATGTTCTCCAGGTTGATCTCGCCCATGAGCGGCGATGTGAACTCGATCTCCTGTCCGCCGCATGCCAGGGTTCCCCGCAGGCCGTCCACGTCGCTGTCCAGGCGTAACGGGTGGATGTCCCAACGGCCCGAGCGGCCGTAGGTGAGCGCCGCCAGGCCGGCGTCCCGGGCCAGCCGCGCCAGCTCGAGCCCACGGGGGTCGTCCGCGTTGATGACCGCGACGGGGCGGTCCTTGACGCTGGCGGGCAGGCACTCCGTGAACAACCGCGCCTTGCTGCGGAAGTACGACTCCATGTCGCCGTGATAGTCCAGGTGGTCGCGCGACAGGTTGGTGAACACCGCCGCGTCGAAATCCAGCCCGTGTGCCCGGTCGAGGTCCAGGGCGTGGGAGGAGACCTCCATGGCGACGAAGCCCACCCCGGCCCCGGCCATCTCCGCCAGAAGTTCCTCGATGTCGAGGGACTCGGGCGTGGTGAGGGGCGCGGGCTGTTCCCGTCCGCCGTAGCGCCGGCTGATGGTGCCGATGACCCCGCAGGCGCGGCCCGCCGCGCCGAAGATCGCCTCCAGCAGGTAGGTCACCGTGGTCTTGCCGTTGGTCCCGGTGACGCCCACCAAGACGAGCGAGCGGCTCGGACGGCCGAAGAACACCGCCGCCGCGTGAGCGATGGCGCGGCGCGCGCTGGACACCGTCACGCAGGCGGTCTCGGGGGGCACCGTCACCGGACGCTCCACCACCACCGCCGCCGCGCCTCGCTTGA
Above is a genomic segment from Deltaproteobacteria bacterium containing:
- the murD gene encoding UDP-N-acetylmuramoyl-L-alanine--D-glutamate ligase, with the translated sequence MASVATSVEPVTDGKPVMELEGKNIMVLGLARTGLAVARFVTRRGATVVGVDARAAGEMEQARAALAPLAAVCHFGGENTAWLDGVDAVVPSPGVPRDNPLLAEAARRGIEVLSEIELAARFASMPLMAVTGTNGKTTTTSLLAAMLEAAGLRVFAGGNIGKPLIDYLDETWDWGVVEVSSFQLEWVRQFRPRIALFLNLSEDHLDRYDGLESYGAAKARIFAAQRADDVAVLNRDDPWAWGLRRRLTARVMSFGWSEVDEGAFVTGDEIVWRGAGAEDRLPLRDLRLRGVHNVENVMAALCAARAAGVGARAVETAARRFPGIEHRLEFVREFGGVRYYNDSKGTNVGAVEKSLASFDAPVVLIAGGVHKGGSYDTLAPLVRERVRKLILLGASAPLMRTALGASADTVVVPDLAAAVRAARAEARPGDVVMLSPACSSFDMFENYAERGRAFKELVQAL
- the mraY gene encoding phospho-N-acetylmuramoyl-pentapeptide-transferase, whose amino-acid sequence is MLYLLLYPLHPAFPVLNVFRYITFRAALAALLSLLLAFVIGPWLIRSLKQWQIGQHIREDGPAHHAGKAGTPTMGGTLIVLSLTLSTLLVADVTNVYVLLALVVTVAFAAIGLVDDCLKLRSRSSRGLSMWSKLVPQTAVAAAAVVVLLSQPDFNSTVAVPFLKNVQPDLGLWYVPFAVVVVVGASNAVNLTDGLDGLAIGPVMTAAAAYAIIVYLAGHVKFAEYLQIPYVSQVGELTVFCAAVVAAGMGFLWFNTYPAQIFMGDVGSLGLGAALGIVAVISKNEILLVLVGGVFVVEAVSVIIQVVSFKTRGKRVFRMAPIHHHYELKGWPEPQIIVRFWIVSIICALFALSTLKLR
- a CDS encoding UDP-N-acetylmuramoyl-tripeptide--D-alanyl-D-alanine ligase, with the protein product MDWSIEELAQAAGGTIVQRGAALRVGEVCTDSRRVERNGVFVALRGEVHDGHAFVPEAARRGSGCVIVQGNVALAREVAVIRVRDTLRALGDVAHYHRRRLAPRVLAITGSNGKTTTKEMLFSILQRARLDDRPLRGRVLKTEGNYNNLVGLPLTLLRLRGRERAAVVELGTNRPGEIRRLTAIAEPDVAVITSVAPAHLSGLKTVAGVAREKGAIFRGLGAHGTAVVNLDDARVARQSRAFQGRVVTYGTGGQVRGEDPEMLVGGRLRFNLRVGRVREPVRLRLCGLHNVRNAVGAAAMAHAFGVDVTAIRKGLEAVRPVSMRMEVERWRGIGIINDAYNANPASMEAALAALRAIPSRGRRVAVLGDMLEMGENESACHREVGETAARSGLDTLYVMGRFAREIRRGAVGAGMEPSAVRVARAHQPLGEELRGVLRKGDWVLVKGSRGAAMEQVLAAMKDGGA
- a CDS encoding UDP-N-acetylmuramoyl-L-alanyl-D-glutamate--2,6-diaminopimelate ligase produces the protein MLLRELLHTPDVRDERGPVDRQVQGLACDSRRVDAGSVFFALPGQRADGHEFVGDAVKRGAAAVVVERPVTVPPETACVTVSSARRAIAHAAAVFFGRPSRSLVLVGVTGTNGKTTVTYLLEAIFGAAGRACGVIGTISRRYGGREQPAPLTTPESLDIEELLAEMAGAGVGFVAMEVSSHALDLDRAHGLDFDAAVFTNLSRDHLDYHGDMESYFRSKARLFTECLPASVKDRPVAVINADDPRGLELARLARDAGLAALTYGRSGRWDIHPLRLDSDVDGLRGTLACGGQEIEFTSPLMGEINLENILAAAGTAWALGAAPEAIGAGLARLERVPGRLERVPNALGVTLVVDYAHTPDALDKVIHALRPLTRGRLITVFGCGGDRDAGKRPLMGKIAAGASDTVVVTSDNPRGEEPLAIIRGIEGGVRRGGMRRIGGDRSGRARRGYRVEPDRRAAIRLGLSLADPGDVLLVAGKGHEDYQILGERRIHFDDREVLREEAAEIAAEG